From the Telopea speciosissima isolate NSW1024214 ecotype Mountain lineage chromosome 9, Tspe_v1, whole genome shotgun sequence genome, the window TAAATATATCAAGCAATTCATTAGAGAAAGTTAACAAACTTCTTAAGAGCTATATATAAGATCTAAGATCTTCGTCCACAGCCAACTCTATACCTAAAATACTAAACCCCTCGCACAGGCACACCCAACCTTTTTTCTCATCCTATCCACCACCCACCATGGCGTGGATCATCGGCCGCACCATCGGCCGTGGCTCTTCCTTCACCGTCTCCCTCGCTATGTATAGCCAGTCTGGTGAGGTTCTCGCCGTGAAGTCTGTAGAGCTCTCGAGATCGGAGTTCCTACAAAGGGAGCAGAGGATTCTTTCTCTGCTCAAGTGTCCTCGCATAGTTGCGTACCTTGGCTCCGACGTCACAAATGAGAATGGTCAGCTTGTCTACAATCTCTTCATGGAGTATGTCTCCGGTGGCACCCTCACTGACGCAATTCGACAACAAGGTGGTCGCCTCGACGAGTCTGCGATCCGGTCTCACACGCAAGCGATTCTGCAGGGGTTGGATTATATGCACTCTCGCGGTCTCGTGCATTGTGACATTAAGGGTCGGAATGTCTTGGTTGGACAAAATGGAACCAAAATTTCCGACTTGGGTTGCTCGAGATGGGTCGGAGAACAGCCACCGGCGATGCCGATTGCAGGGACCCCTGTTTTCATGGCACCTGAAGTGGCTCGAGGTGATGAACAGAGTTTCCCTGCAGACGTCTGGGCACTTGGGTGTACCGTAATTGAGATGGCCACAGGACGTCCTCCATGGCTGGATGTTGCAGACCCGGTCTCTGCGCTTCACCGGATCGCCTTCTCCTCTGATTTGCCGGATTTCCCAAGATTCCTGTCGGAGGAAGCAAAGGACTTTTTGGGTAAGTGTCTTAGGAGAGATCCAACGGAGCGATGGACGGTTCATGAGCTTCTGAAACACCCATTTCTCGAAGAGGATTGCCTCGAACAGTTGAATTTGAAGCGAATTCAGAGTTCTATTTCTGCAACTTCTCCCATGAGCATACTCGATCAAGGCATCTGGGAATCATTGGAGGAATCCGAGACAGAGAAGGAAGAAGCCACACCACTTCATATGCCCAACCAATTGGAattagtttcttcttcaaattctccGGCAGAAAGAATCCGGCGGTTGATTGAATGCACCCCATCTTCTTCACTAACCCCAAGGCTACCCGATTGGACATGGAACGAACACTGGGTCACAGTCAGAAGAAATAACCATGCGGAACACGTTGTTTGTATGGGCCATGACCAAACCATGACGCCCACCGACGAACACGGGGAGACTAGTAGGTCGCCATATACAGACTTGATTAGTGAGGAAGAAGAGCTGGAGTTACACAGAAGAAGCAGCTCCATTTACTACTCTATAAATAGTAATAACTTTAGTAGTAGCAGTCAGAGAAGCTTGTCTATAGCTTGTAAATGTGTTAGAGATGTTGGTGTAATTAGCAATCCCAACAATGAGGttcaaggggaaaaaaagtttttactttcttcaatttcaattctTTTATAATCCTAAACAAATCTCATATTCTGATCATCTCTTGCTCTTCAAAAACTTGACTTTACTAAGATTATGATCTAAACTCTAATGCTCTGAATTGGAGTGGAGATTTAAGAGGTAAACCCCCAACCCTCTATTATTAAAGTCACAATGTCACTTCGTATGTGTGGCAAGAATTGTATCGGATTGAATCGGACAGTTTTGCTATATAAAAATCTTTTTTAGACCATGATATGTGCTATTCTATTGACTCGTATCGGTCAAAATATATGTTTCTCCACATTCCTCTCTCATCATGTAAACGTGTGGGCCTTTCAATACAGCGTTAGTAACCCATTGAAATCCATACTCCTACTTTTTTGAGGTGTAAAGGGCAAACCCAGTGTCCACGAAGCTTCTGCCATTGTAGGGTCTGTTGAGGGTCACACAGTCTTTagaccccctccccctcccactCCCACTCCCACTCCCACTCCCACTCCCACGCTTCTTTTTGTGGAGAAATTATTTCCAGACTTGAACAAGAACCCACTaagtcgcaatggagcaaccttatcatTGTGCCAAGATTCACCCTCAACCACTTAGTaacaattgacacccttaccctcGACCACTGGGTTGCGGAGAGACTGTTACTTTTACATGCGTATGAAGTCTATATGCACAAGTAGCATGCCCATTCCTCTCCCAATATTTAATTACAAAGCTACTAATATAATATAAGGTACTAATTAAGAGGGTATTATTTAGTCAAGTAATATTTCTATATATCTAATAGAGTGCAACTCTCTTATCTCTGTCTCTATTATTGCTTGTGATGGTGGTATTTGGTGCTAAGGCATATCCATTCAGTACCAACCCACAAAACGTGATGAAATAGACAACACTGCATCTGATCACAATTTGTATTATTAGGTATCTCTACTCTACTAGCAGCAGCTGCAACTACTActcctactactactactacaaaGCAATCAAGTGGAATTACTATTACAACCAGGTGAAAGTTCGGCAtgttgcatgcatgcatgcatgcttcCTACATTTACATTTTTAGGATACATTATTGAAACGGACATTCCTACCCATTACATTAATCCATCATCATCTTTTGCAtgccaataataataataaataaataaataaacatatattAATTTGAAACTATTATTCTTGACCCATCTATTGTCCACTTGTCTTTTTCTTGGAACACTACTGAATCGGACCTCTTCTGCCTTGCTACCAATTGTACTATAGAATCCTAATGTGTGGGGTATATTCTTCCATCAGTGCCTAGCCgcataaaagagagagagcgagaggaGATACTACTGTAAATCTTGAGAATGGATCATCAGCacataccaacaggtgaacataTATGTGagagtcaatcacattttaattttgttttgataaaaacccctcctcgatccccttgtaaatggcaaaaataggacaggtgattg encodes:
- the LOC122639667 gene encoding mitogen-activated protein kinase kinase kinase 18-like; the encoded protein is MAWIIGRTIGRGSSFTVSLAMYSQSGEVLAVKSVELSRSEFLQREQRILSLLKCPRIVAYLGSDVTNENGQLVYNLFMEYVSGGTLTDAIRQQGGRLDESAIRSHTQAILQGLDYMHSRGLVHCDIKGRNVLVGQNGTKISDLGCSRWVGEQPPAMPIAGTPVFMAPEVARGDEQSFPADVWALGCTVIEMATGRPPWLDVADPVSALHRIAFSSDLPDFPRFLSEEAKDFLGKCLRRDPTERWTVHELLKHPFLEEDCLEQLNLKRIQSSISATSPMSILDQGIWESLEESETEKEEATPLHMPNQLELVSSSNSPAERIRRLIECTPSSSSPTPRLPDWTWDEDWVTVRRKNHAEHVVCVGHDQTCMSPTDQYAETNRSSYTHLIRDEEEELELLGRSSTTVHYSVNSSNFNSSSQRLVYIL